One genomic region from bacterium encodes:
- a CDS encoding ABC transporter ATP-binding protein yields the protein MAIVASNGLYKTFQQTTAVSNIDLSINKGEIFGIIGPDGAGKTTLLRLLTGILRPDRGSIQLCGIDIAASPEAIKEKIGVVPQNFSLYPDLTVDENLSFFGQIYQIPRSDFHERRQKLLQITRLEQFTRRRAEKLSGGMQKKLALMCSLLHTPEVLILDEPTTGVDPISRRELWDFLYELLAGGITIIVSTPYMDEAERCSRVGFLYQGELLLVSTPNEVKLGYPYSLYEVELKTGDVTALVQDLRAQKESIVDAYPVARTIHMVVQKDGQHAVEKLLAARPEHPDFRQMAPNFEDVFISVIRGKNASA from the coding sequence ATGGCAATAGTCGCCAGTAATGGTCTATACAAGACATTCCAGCAAACAACCGCTGTAAGCAACATAGATCTTTCCATAAATAAAGGAGAGATATTCGGGATCATCGGTCCGGACGGCGCCGGCAAAACGACCCTGCTCAGATTATTGACCGGCATCCTCAGACCCGACCGCGGCAGCATCCAGCTCTGCGGTATCGATATCGCCGCCTCGCCCGAAGCGATCAAAGAAAAGATCGGCGTGGTGCCCCAAAATTTTTCCTTATATCCGGACCTGACGGTCGATGAAAATCTGTCGTTTTTCGGGCAGATCTACCAGATACCAAGGAGCGACTTCCATGAACGGCGGCAAAAACTCCTGCAAATAACCCGTCTGGAGCAATTTACACGGCGCCGGGCGGAAAAATTGTCCGGTGGCATGCAGAAAAAACTGGCGCTGATGTGCAGCCTGCTCCATACGCCCGAGGTGCTCATCCTTGATGAACCGACAACCGGCGTTGATCCCATATCCCGGCGCGAGCTGTGGGATTTTCTGTATGAGCTTCTCGCCGGCGGCATAACCATCATCGTCTCAACCCCCTACATGGACGAAGCGGAACGATGCTCGCGCGTCGGATTCCTGTACCAGGGCGAACTGCTCTTGGTCAGCACGCCCAATGAGGTCAAGTTGGGATACCCATACTCGCTGTACGAAGTCGAGCTGAAAACCGGTGATGTCACGGCGCTGGTCCAGGATCTGCGCGCGCAAAAGGAAAGCATCGTTGACGCCTACCCGGTGGCGAGGACCATTCATATGGTTGTGCAAAAAGACGGTCAGCACGCCGTGGAAAAACTGCTTGCAGCCCGGCCCGAGCATCCGGATTTCAGGCAAATGGCACCGAATTTTGAGGATGTGTTCATCTCGGTCATCAGGGGGAAAAATGCCAGTGCGTGA
- a CDS encoding ABC transporter ATP-binding protein, whose product MKAIEVKELSKHFNRFTAVDNITFAVDQGEIFGFLGPNGAGKTTTIRMLCGILKPTSGSGHVAGMDIVRENEKIKAHIGYMTQKFSLYQDLTVEENIAFFASIYHIDPEKIDTAKKRALETAGLINMKKHLTRDLPGGFKQRLSLACALMHSPSIVFLDEPTAGVDPLARRCFWDIIYRLKNEEHTTVFVTTHYLDEAEHCERIALIRQGRIAALGSPADLKSRVRDRVMVVQGNPFASMKHFFEKEPGITQVIPYGLSLHVFTRDDKDPDDLKAGLHRSGVTVSRLEDISPSLEDVFISLSSE is encoded by the coding sequence ATGAAAGCGATCGAGGTCAAAGAGTTATCCAAACATTTTAATCGGTTCACGGCGGTGGATAACATCACTTTTGCCGTTGACCAAGGAGAGATCTTCGGATTCCTGGGCCCGAACGGCGCTGGCAAAACGACCACGATCAGGATGCTTTGCGGTATTCTCAAACCGACATCAGGCAGCGGTCATGTCGCTGGCATGGACATCGTGCGTGAAAACGAGAAGATCAAGGCACATATCGGGTACATGACCCAGAAATTCTCGCTGTACCAGGACCTGACGGTCGAGGAGAACATAGCATTTTTCGCCAGCATTTACCACATCGATCCTGAAAAAATAGATACCGCAAAAAAGCGCGCATTGGAGACCGCGGGGTTGATCAATATGAAAAAGCACCTGACCAGGGATCTGCCCGGAGGGTTCAAACAGCGTCTATCGCTGGCATGCGCGCTCATGCATTCGCCGTCCATCGTCTTCCTGGACGAACCAACCGCAGGCGTCGACCCGCTGGCGCGGCGCTGCTTCTGGGACATAATCTACCGCCTTAAGAACGAGGAACACACTACGGTCTTTGTGACCACGCATTATCTGGACGAAGCCGAGCATTGCGAACGGATCGCGCTTATCAGACAGGGCAGGATCGCCGCCCTGGGCTCGCCCGCCGATCTGAAAAGCCGCGTTCGTGACAGGGTCATGGTTGTGCAAGGAAACCCGTTCGCCTCAATGAAGCATTTTTTTGAAAAAGAACCCGGGATCACGCAAGTCATACCGTATGGTCTATCACTGCACGTTTTTACCCGCGATGACAAAGATCCAGATGACCTGAAGGCAGGGCTTCACAGATCCGGCGTTACGGTCTCTCGCCTGGAAGACATAAGTCCGTCACTTGAGGACGTCTTCATTTCCCTGTCATCGGAGTGA
- a CDS encoding ABC transporter permease produces MRTIAIIRKEIYHIRRDIRVLYFAFAWPVMLLMLFGYTVSYDLTNIPIVFCDLDRTSVSRGLIGKFDATGLFNVKLKDRFSWEITRSVLDRGVAKAVIIIPSGFSRKLDRLEPADLQILVDGSDNNSAGVLLGYSNGIIQDFSTHNTQDEFNHHGLRAGSTPPVSLDMRFLYNPSLKSQNFTVPGLIAVIMMIIGTLLTSLTISTEWERGTMEQLMYTPVKPYELIIGKLAPYLAIGVLQMTLVLCIGIFVFGVPFKGNLLLFYLSSFLFLGGALGVGLFISLISRSQQLAAMISFLTAFLPAFMLSGFIFPISNMPLVLQGLSYLVPARYFLHIVRGLFLKGSGLDILWPEFLAMLIFALVSVIISVIRFKKRLA; encoded by the coding sequence ATGCGCACGATCGCGATCATCAGAAAAGAAATATATCATATCCGCCGGGACATCCGCGTCCTTTATTTCGCTTTTGCCTGGCCCGTGATGCTGCTGATGCTTTTCGGCTACACGGTCAGCTACGACCTCACGAACATCCCGATCGTATTCTGCGATCTGGATAGAACGAGCGTCAGCCGCGGATTAATCGGCAAGTTCGACGCGACCGGGCTTTTCAATGTCAAGCTAAAGGACCGGTTCTCGTGGGAAATAACCCGGTCCGTGCTAGACCGCGGCGTGGCCAAAGCCGTTATTATAATCCCTTCAGGTTTCAGCAGAAAACTCGACCGGCTTGAACCGGCGGATCTCCAGATCCTCGTCGATGGCAGCGACAATAACAGCGCCGGCGTCCTGCTCGGTTATTCAAACGGCATTATCCAGGATTTTTCGACCCATAATACTCAGGACGAGTTCAACCATCATGGTCTGCGGGCCGGATCAACGCCGCCCGTTTCCCTGGACATGAGATTTCTTTACAACCCGTCGCTGAAAAGCCAGAATTTCACCGTGCCCGGGCTGATCGCGGTCATCATGATGATCATCGGCACACTTCTGACCTCGCTGACGATCTCCACTGAATGGGAACGAGGCACCATGGAGCAGTTAATGTACACGCCGGTGAAACCTTACGAGCTGATCATCGGAAAACTCGCGCCCTACCTGGCGATCGGTGTGCTGCAGATGACGCTGGTCCTTTGCATCGGCATCTTCGTTTTCGGCGTTCCCTTTAAAGGCAATCTGCTCCTCTTTTACCTGAGCTCGTTCCTGTTCCTCGGTGGCGCTCTTGGTGTGGGTCTGTTCATATCGCTTATTTCCCGGTCGCAGCAGCTCGCGGCTATGATCTCGTTTTTAACCGCTTTCCTACCCGCGTTCATGCTGTCAGGTTTTATCTTCCCGATATCGAATATGCCCCTGGTCCTGCAGGGACTGTCCTATCTTGTGCCGGCACGGTACTTCCTGCATATCGTGCGCGGACTGTTCCTAAAGGGTTCGGGACTGGATATCCTGTGGCCGGAATTCCTTGCCATGCTGATATTCGCGTTGGTATCCGTCATCATCAGCGTCATAAGGTTTAAAAAAAGGCTGGCCTGA
- a CDS encoding ABC transporter permease gives MKILAAFIKKELTQTLRDTRMRFVLFAAPLIQLIIFGYVATTDVKNIAFHAVDFDRTSASRTLVSAFTASGYFKEILADDDSRKNVNADPEIALRSNQADVVLVIPPDFSRKLSTNITAHIQALVDGSDGNAATIIKGYIEQIFYEWTQKQIMASLHSRATTPSINPRITVLFNPELKSSHFMVPGLICMILLLLTAILSAMAITREKELGTLEQILVSPLKRWEFIVGKTLPFVLVGFVDVLLILGVAKLLFDIPVRGNLLLLSFSSLIFLFTSLGIGLIAATVSRTQAQAMLTVMPIMMPAFLLSGLFFPVASIPEVLRWIPYINPITYFLIIVRGILLKGLGIGMLYREISVLIVFGIGFLTISSMFFQKKLG, from the coding sequence ATGAAAATACTCGCGGCCTTTATAAAAAAGGAGCTGACGCAGACCCTGCGCGACACCAGGATGAGGTTCGTGCTATTCGCTGCACCCCTGATCCAGCTCATCATCTTCGGCTATGTCGCGACAACCGACGTGAAAAACATCGCCTTTCATGCCGTTGACTTCGACCGCACATCGGCCAGCCGCACCCTGGTCTCCGCTTTTACGGCCAGCGGCTATTTCAAGGAGATCCTTGCTGATGACGACAGTCGAAAGAACGTAAATGCCGATCCGGAAATTGCGCTGCGCTCCAATCAGGCCGACGTAGTCCTGGTCATACCACCTGACTTTTCACGGAAGTTATCAACGAACATCACCGCTCATATCCAGGCTCTGGTCGACGGCTCTGACGGTAATGCCGCCACTATTATCAAGGGGTATATCGAACAGATCTTTTATGAATGGACACAAAAACAAATAATGGCCAGCCTGCACTCCCGCGCCACAACGCCGTCCATCAATCCCCGGATAACGGTCCTTTTTAACCCCGAGCTAAAGAGCTCGCATTTCATGGTGCCAGGCCTTATCTGCATGATCCTTTTGCTGTTGACCGCCATTCTGTCCGCGATGGCGATAACGCGTGAAAAGGAACTCGGTACATTGGAGCAGATCCTTGTTTCACCGCTCAAGCGCTGGGAGTTCATCGTAGGTAAGACCCTGCCATTTGTGCTGGTCGGTTTTGTTGATGTTCTGTTGATCCTGGGCGTGGCAAAACTGCTTTTTGACATACCGGTAAGAGGCAACCTGCTTTTGCTGTCTTTCTCAAGCCTTATATTTCTCTTCACAAGCCTGGGTATCGGGCTGATCGCGGCGACCGTCTCCAGAACCCAGGCGCAGGCGATGCTTACGGTCATGCCCATTATGATGCCAGCATTTTTATTATCCGGACTTTTCTTCCCCGTTGCCAGCATCCCGGAGGTCCTCCGCTGGATCCCCTATATCAATCCCATCACGTATTTTCTCATCATCGTACGGGGGATCCTGCTCAAAGGCCTGGGTATCGGCATGCTGTACCGAGAAATATCAGTGCTCATTGTTTTTGGCATCGGTTTCCTGACCATCAGTTCGATGTTTTTCCAAAAAAAACTCGGATAA
- the queA gene encoding tRNA preQ1(34) S-adenosylmethionine ribosyltransferase-isomerase QueA, translated as MKLQDFFYELPPELIAQYPLDKRDQSRLLVLDRKSGEVRHRHFSEIAEFFEPGDVLVLNNTRVFKARLKGKKETGGNVEMLLVREIEKGNWEVLVHSSKRLKIGTKIFFDDKSFAIVVNKMPGRCVVEFNAPAMEMIKKYGIVPLPHYIRRHTVPQDEQTYQTVYADPQGSIAAPTAGLHFTKEILKEIEKKGTKICQLTLHIGPGTFKPIRTQDIERHVMDAEYAEISQETADAINAARRVIGVGTSVTRTLESILSNPPDILLSKRGNVGQGHDPAQRGFSLADKKGNQIECKPEGLPYANRGFGDNCRDKAVAAFSGFTDLFIFPGHRFQVIDHLITNFHLPCSTPLLLVCAFAGKELIFKAYKEAVKNKYRFLSYGDSMLII; from the coding sequence ATGAAACTTCAGGATTTTTTTTACGAACTGCCACCGGAACTTATCGCCCAGTACCCGCTGGATAAGCGGGATCAGTCAAGGCTGCTGGTGCTCGACCGAAAGTCCGGTGAGGTCCGGCACCGGCATTTCTCCGAGATCGCTGAATTCTTCGAACCCGGAGATGTCCTGGTTCTGAACAATACCAGGGTTTTCAAGGCGCGCCTGAAGGGAAAAAAGGAGACTGGTGGGAACGTGGAAATGCTCCTGGTGCGCGAAATTGAAAAAGGGAATTGGGAAGTTCTTGTTCACAGCAGTAAACGGCTCAAGATCGGCACCAAGATCTTTTTCGATGATAAAAGCTTTGCCATTGTCGTTAACAAAATGCCCGGAAGGTGCGTGGTCGAGTTTAACGCGCCAGCTATGGAGATGATTAAGAAATACGGCATCGTCCCTCTGCCGCATTATATCCGGCGCCATACCGTGCCGCAGGATGAGCAGACCTACCAGACCGTGTACGCGGATCCCCAAGGTTCGATCGCTGCGCCCACGGCCGGGTTGCATTTTACGAAAGAGATCCTTAAAGAGATCGAGAAAAAAGGCACGAAGATCTGCCAGTTGACCCTGCATATCGGACCCGGGACGTTCAAGCCGATCCGGACTCAAGATATCGAGCGGCATGTCATGGACGCCGAATACGCGGAAATATCTCAGGAAACAGCGGACGCGATCAACGCTGCCAGGAGAGTGATCGGGGTCGGGACCTCGGTCACACGCACGTTGGAGTCAATTTTATCAAATCCCCCTGATATCCTCTTATCCAAAAGGGGGAATGTAGGGCAAGGTCATGATCCCGCGCAGCGGGGCTTTAGCCTTGCTGATAAAAAGGGCAACCAAATTGAATGCAAACCTGAAGGTTTGCCCTACGCAAACCGTGGCTTCGGCGACAACTGCAGGGATAAAGCAGTAGCTGCATTTTCCGGTTTTACCGACCTGTTCATCTTTCCCGGGCACCGGTTCCAGGTTATTGACCATCTCATCACCAATTTTCACCTGCCCTGTTCCACGCCGCTTTTATTGGTCTGCGCCTTTGCCGGTAAAGAGCTGATCTTCAAGGCATACAAGGAAGCGGTGAAGAACAAGTATCGTTTTCTTTCTTATGGTGATTCGATGCTAATTATTTAA
- a CDS encoding methyltransferase domain-containing protein yields the protein MSDKYGSFYEMAGRYYPEDEITYSSLSGIIRKKWVLNKINTMPAGCLLDCGCNIGRLGSHWERGAIFGVDISLSLLRVGKRAFPLVNFVNGDARNLDFLKPMTMDSAIVIEVIEHLDRPREFLKGLYKAMKHGGEVLVTCPGYSRTRPKYLELGIVRSFGIRKGPDGTGDRYLHTAYKPGELASMAKQAGFAVKESGGFEHEMRVWNRLLVMLSNMAAFLGTKLFPYSKLNYLLLRAIHKLELNIFQALDVFGFSRFLRILFKEGRRTYVLLQKI from the coding sequence ATGAGCGACAAATACGGTTCTTTTTACGAAATGGCAGGGAGATATTATCCCGAGGACGAAATAACTTATTCCAGTCTGAGCGGCATCATCCGTAAAAAATGGGTCCTCAATAAAATAAACACAATGCCTGCCGGATGCCTCCTGGATTGCGGCTGCAATATCGGCCGGCTCGGCTCACACTGGGAAAGAGGCGCTATTTTTGGCGTTGATATCTCGCTGAGCCTTCTGCGTGTGGGAAAACGCGCATTTCCCTTGGTCAACTTCGTCAACGGCGACGCGCGGAACCTGGATTTTCTAAAACCCATGACCATGGACAGCGCGATCGTGATCGAGGTCATCGAGCATCTCGACCGGCCGCGCGAATTCCTGAAGGGTCTGTATAAAGCCATGAAACACGGGGGAGAGGTTTTGGTCACCTGCCCGGGTTATTCGCGTACTCGCCCCAAGTACCTGGAGCTTGGAATCGTAAGGAGTTTCGGGATTCGGAAAGGGCCCGATGGTACCGGTGACCGCTACCTGCATACCGCTTATAAACCCGGTGAGTTGGCATCTATGGCTAAGCAGGCCGGGTTTGCGGTCAAGGAATCGGGTGGATTCGAACATGAAATGAGGGTTTGGAACAGACTTCTGGTCATGCTTTCGAACATGGCTGCTTTCCTGGGCACGAAGCTTTTTCCATATTCAAAACTGAATTACTTGCTGTTGAGAGCGATTCATAAATTGGAGCTTAACATATTCCAGGCCCTTGATGTTTTCGGATTCTCGAGATTTCTGCGAATATTATTCAAGGAAGGTAGAAGAACCTATGTTTTACTACAAAAAATATAA
- a CDS encoding tetratricopeptide repeat protein — MHADLNLSKNHRCTAIACIGICLSIMLCCTSGKATMPGTPGREPSADAKLKAEEEYSIGYEYMKQTRFAEAVPHFRTAIELWPAYYGAYIALAQAYRSQGDFTNAESTYTRAKGIDPADTRAYEGMGVLYFSDLKKYNEALAEYHAALALDTTNVNILNSIASIYAIMKDYDNAFAFYNRSLFYEPENISSSFAVAKLYVEKGEPEKAVSYLETLKAKKPEVSEIRKQLGEVYLQMKKYDEATKEYDWLLVKYPDNAYYHLQLGLILQKQKKYQAALKEYEEARRLAPGDAAALYYLTDLNIVRGKYAQAEARVREALALASDSSYAFILLGDIYERKGYNAKLAWEKKKIKENQSSGISAVDLLNQAIAYYGQGKNNGQYASYASAEIDRCGTWVKQIKEELWYIGVKP; from the coding sequence ATGCACGCGGATCTGAATTTATCAAAGAACCATCGGTGCACGGCGATCGCATGTATCGGCATCTGCCTGAGTATTATGCTTTGCTGCACGTCGGGCAAAGCAACGATGCCCGGCACCCCGGGTAGAGAGCCATCCGCGGACGCGAAACTCAAGGCGGAAGAGGAATATTCGATCGGTTACGAATATATGAAACAGACGCGTTTTGCCGAAGCAGTCCCGCATTTCCGGACCGCGATCGAACTCTGGCCCGCTTACTACGGCGCTTATATCGCGCTCGCCCAGGCATACCGCTCACAGGGTGATTTTACCAACGCCGAATCGACCTACACCAGAGCAAAGGGCATCGACCCTGCCGACACCAGAGCATATGAGGGCATGGGCGTTCTTTATTTTTCAGATCTCAAGAAATATAATGAAGCGCTCGCCGAATACCATGCGGCCCTGGCTCTTGATACAACGAATGTCAATATTTTGAATAGCATCGCTTCGATCTACGCCATAATGAAAGATTATGACAACGCTTTTGCTTTTTACAACCGAAGCCTTTTCTACGAACCCGAGAATATATCCAGTAGTTTCGCCGTGGCCAAGCTCTACGTTGAAAAGGGGGAACCGGAAAAAGCCGTCAGTTATCTGGAGACGCTGAAGGCGAAAAAACCGGAAGTCTCCGAGATCAGAAAGCAACTGGGTGAAGTCTACCTGCAGATGAAAAAATACGACGAAGCCACAAAGGAGTACGATTGGCTGCTAGTCAAGTACCCGGACAACGCATACTACCATCTGCAGCTCGGGCTTATCCTTCAAAAACAGAAAAAATACCAGGCCGCGCTTAAGGAATACGAAGAGGCGCGTCGGCTTGCACCCGGCGATGCGGCCGCGCTTTATTATCTGACGGACCTGAACATCGTACGCGGAAAATACGCACAAGCCGAGGCCCGCGTCCGCGAAGCGCTTGCGCTGGCGTCGGACAGCTCCTACGCGTTCATCCTGCTGGGCGATATCTACGAACGCAAGGGTTACAATGCCAAACTTGCCTGGGAGAAGAAAAAGATCAAAGAGAACCAGTCGTCGGGGATCTCGGCCGTGGATCTCCTGAACCAGGCGATCGCCTACTATGGCCAGGGAAAAAATAACGGCCAGTACGCTTCATATGCGTCGGCGGAGATCGACCGATGCGGTACTTGGGTCAAGCAGATCAAGGAAGAATTATGGTACATAGGAGTCAAACCATGA
- a CDS encoding HNH endonuclease, with product MLHNPVLLLNQNYEPLTVLKVKRAITLLFLGKVDLIENADGKMLHAITMNLPVPSVIRLRYFVQIKRKEIPLTKKNIIKRDNHECQYCGKRAGMMTTDHVNPKALGGEESWENLVCACLECNNKKGNQTLQAAGLKLVKKPKKPNYFTFVLRELGNPNDKWRPFLFQS from the coding sequence ATGCTGCATAATCCAGTTCTCCTTCTTAACCAGAATTACGAACCACTCACCGTGCTCAAGGTTAAGCGGGCGATCACCCTCTTATTCCTGGGCAAGGTTGACCTGATCGAAAACGCGGATGGGAAGATGCTGCACGCCATCACCATGAACTTACCCGTACCCTCGGTCATCAGGCTCCGCTACTTCGTCCAGATAAAACGCAAAGAGATCCCTTTGACCAAGAAGAACATCATTAAACGGGATAACCACGAATGCCAGTATTGCGGTAAGAGAGCCGGCATGATGACGACCGACCATGTCAATCCCAAGGCGCTGGGCGGCGAAGAATCATGGGAGAACCTGGTTTGCGCATGTCTGGAATGCAATAATAAAAAAGGGAACCAAACATTACAGGCCGCGGGTCTCAAGCTGGTCAAAAAGCCCAAAAAGCCGAATTATTTCACTTTTGTACTACGGGAACTCGGTAATCCCAATGATAAGTGGCGGCCTTTTCTTTTTCAATCTTAG
- a CDS encoding POTRA domain-containing protein: MISGGLFFFNLSVSIFTASVPSVPVKIALSGNNFFSSSYLLRNNRDLMSAADVEKTISRILDLYAEAGFALCSVVPVVNHNDSDRISVLLEINEGARIKVNDYEYRVTGKTSPAALRRISLLHDDVYFNLRDIEKAKSIFLNTGVFSSVSERIVEKQDDFFVVFDLVENPADYINGSGSIAQDNVILGAAYQTASILGTLRRFSFIYESGTLTDVPGQLKNLFALSFSDPVSIAPVILDINFSLTAYDTARLSLISGRVAAPVGAHVKTSVLSGLEIVDYLVDTSRPGYRNSLVGLGMVASFKNDAAELTQNFDIDYLFRSSDRLRFRYDGLLAWQSLDLRPHAVWTWTDRFEFFDYWRLGGARDIRGYQDNEFVVARAGWLNIEYKKLPIYPLLDMAWLDSGFFYAYGLGIDAKSSFADATLVFAWPKDGSWNDGKVHFMLQKGL, encoded by the coding sequence ATGATAAGTGGCGGCCTTTTCTTTTTCAATCTTAGCGTATCTATTTTTACCGCATCGGTACCATCCGTTCCTGTCAAAATCGCACTTTCCGGCAACAATTTTTTTTCTTCATCTTATCTACTCCGGAACAACCGTGACCTGATGTCCGCCGCCGATGTGGAAAAAACCATCAGCCGCATCCTGGATCTCTACGCAGAAGCCGGTTTTGCTTTGTGCTCGGTCGTACCCGTGGTAAACCATAATGACAGTGACCGGATATCGGTGCTCCTTGAAATCAATGAGGGCGCGAGAATAAAAGTGAACGATTACGAATACCGGGTGACCGGCAAAACATCGCCCGCTGCCCTGCGACGGATCTCCCTGCTGCACGACGATGTCTATTTCAACCTCAGGGATATTGAAAAGGCAAAATCCATATTCCTGAACACGGGCGTGTTCAGCTCGGTCAGCGAGCGAATCGTGGAGAAACAGGATGACTTTTTCGTTGTCTTCGACCTGGTCGAAAACCCGGCCGACTACATAAATGGATCCGGCTCGATCGCGCAGGACAATGTGATCCTGGGCGCGGCTTACCAGACCGCCAGCATATTGGGCACGCTCCGGCGATTTTCCTTTATCTATGAATCGGGCACACTTACCGACGTACCGGGACAGCTGAAGAACCTTTTTGCCCTTTCATTCTCTGATCCAGTATCGATCGCGCCGGTGATCCTGGATATTAACTTTTCCCTGACCGCCTATGATACGGCCCGTCTTTCCCTGATCAGCGGCCGGGTCGCGGCGCCGGTAGGCGCTCATGTGAAAACCTCGGTGCTGTCAGGACTGGAAATAGTCGACTATCTGGTCGATACATCGCGCCCGGGCTACCGCAACAGTCTCGTGGGGCTGGGCATGGTCGCATCATTCAAGAATGATGCCGCAGAATTGACGCAGAATTTCGATATTGATTACCTGTTCAGGTCCAGCGACCGTCTTCGGTTCAGGTATGACGGCTTGCTTGCATGGCAATCGCTCGACTTAAGACCGCACGCAGTCTGGACATGGACCGATCGTTTTGAATTTTTCGATTACTGGCGTCTCGGTGGCGCTCGTGATATCCGCGGTTACCAGGATAACGAATTTGTGGTGGCACGCGCGGGCTGGTTGAACATTGAATATAAAAAACTGCCCATATATCCGCTGCTAGACATGGCGTGGCTGGACAGCGGTTTTTTCTACGCATATGGATTGGGAATAGACGCGAAAAGCAGCTTTGCCGATGCGACGCTGGTCTTTGCCTGGCCCAAAGACGGGTCATGGAACGATGGCAAGGTTCATTTTATGCTGCAAAAGGGATTATGA
- the purH gene encoding bifunctional phosphoribosylaminoimidazolecarboxamide formyltransferase/IMP cyclohydrolase, protein MNKKAIISVANKEKIVEFAGELKKLGFELIATGGTQKLLQDNGIEAVKIGDYTGGTESERVKTLSQRVAKEILETGEISLVVCNLYPFFAQKDKTLDEMIEFVDIGGPTMIRAAAKNYKNVGVVFDPSQYDSLIDALKNNKYDEEYRLNLARKVFDYIAWYDAVISDYFNKASGKREFFSSGAELFIPMRYGENPHQKAAFYLNRLLQEDFAIHGGKEISYNNILDAEIAFACAHDYSDTACAIIKHQTPCGVAIGADLGEAYERAYMADSVSAFGGIVGMNRNVDVNTAEAIAKIFYEVVIAPGYEPKALEILKTKKNLRIVQAHPRLIQSVVFKSVFGGILVQDNDRQDFTDWKVATKRAPSQYEAEALEFAWKVVKWVRSNGIVFAIKGRTVGIGGGQTSRVGAVELAAKHAGGKQEGIVMASDAFFPFRDGIDAAVKAGVTAVIQPGGSKKDEESITACNENNIAMVFTGFRHFRH, encoded by the coding sequence ATGAACAAAAAAGCGATAATATCCGTTGCCAATAAAGAAAAGATCGTGGAATTTGCCGGGGAATTGAAGAAACTTGGTTTTGAATTGATCGCCACCGGCGGCACCCAAAAATTGCTCCAGGATAACGGGATCGAAGCCGTAAAGATCGGCGATTACACGGGCGGCACCGAAAGCGAGCGGGTGAAGACCTTGAGCCAGCGGGTTGCCAAGGAGATACTCGAGACCGGGGAGATCAGTCTGGTCGTCTGCAATCTTTATCCGTTCTTTGCCCAGAAGGACAAGACCCTTGATGAAATGATCGAATTCGTCGACATCGGCGGTCCGACCATGATCCGCGCGGCAGCGAAAAATTACAAAAATGTCGGCGTCGTCTTCGACCCGTCGCAGTATGACAGCCTGATCGATGCACTGAAAAACAATAAGTATGATGAAGAGTACCGCTTGAACCTGGCCCGAAAAGTTTTTGATTATATCGCCTGGTATGATGCGGTGATATCGGACTATTTCAACAAGGCATCGGGTAAGCGAGAGTTTTTCTCGAGCGGCGCCGAACTGTTCATCCCCATGCGTTACGGCGAGAACCCGCATCAGAAAGCCGCATTTTATCTCAACCGTCTTTTGCAGGAGGATTTCGCGATCCACGGGGGCAAGGAAATATCGTACAATAACATCCTGGATGCGGAGATCGCGTTCGCCTGCGCCCATGATTATTCGGATACTGCGTGCGCGATCATCAAGCACCAGACACCTTGCGGAGTGGCGATCGGCGCCGATCTGGGTGAAGCGTACGAACGGGCGTACATGGCCGATTCGGTATCCGCGTTCGGCGGGATCGTCGGCATGAACCGCAATGTTGATGTCAATACCGCCGAAGCTATCGCCAAAATATTTTATGAAGTGGTCATCGCGCCCGGTTACGAGCCCAAGGCCCTGGAAATACTCAAAACAAAAAAGAACTTAAGGATCGTGCAGGCACATCCCCGCCTGATCCAGTCGGTTGTCTTCAAATCAGTGTTCGGCGGCATCCTGGTGCAGGATAATGATCGGCAGGATTTTACCGACTGGAAGGTCGCGACCAAACGCGCGCCCAGTCAATACGAAGCCGAAGCGTTGGAGTTCGCATGGAAGGTCGTCAAGTGGGTGCGGTCGAACGGGATCGTTTTCGCGATCAAAGGCAGGACCGTCGGGATCGGCGGCGGACAGACATCACGGGTCGGCGCTGTGGAACTGGCGGCAAAGCACGCCGGCGGCAAGCAGGAAGGGATTGTCATGGCTTCGGACGCGTTCTTCCCGTTCCGGGATGGCATTGACGCGGCCGTGAAAGCGGGCGTGACCGCGGTCATCCAGCCCGGTGGTTCAAAGAAAGACGAGGAGTCGATAACGGCGTGCAATGAGAACAACATCGCCATGGTCTTTACCGGCTTCCGGCATTTCCGGCACTGA